The DNA segment TTTTAAATCGGTCGGTGCATCGTTGGAAGATCTGGCCGCCGCCATTGAAGTCTGGCAACGTGTTAAATAGTTCGACCTCTGGCGACAGGCGAATGGGCATTGATTGGCCCTATCGATGCTGTCGCTGAGCACACCACTCTGCCTTTTCTCTTTCCGCATTCAGAGCACACGTTGCAAGCGGGAATTGTTAAGGTGAGCTAGCCGTGATCCTTCTCGTTTTATGACTTTAGCATGGCTTGAACTAGCGTCTATAATTCTGGTTTCAGAGTGCAAAAACCTATGAAATGCATCACTAAAAAATAATTAGGGTGGGGGTATTTCGAGAAAATACGTTGACCCATGAAACCGTCAAACAGCGCCCGGGCGAATGATTTATGGCCTATTTTAACAAACACTACCACAGCCCGGGTACAGCACCCGGAACCCTGGTGGCCATTCAGAAACCGGTAACGCCGGTCACCATAAAGCTGATTGATTACACGGAGTCTTCGGTTGAGGAACTCCAACCTGCCTCTGCACGCGATTGTCGGCCATTTCTGGATCGGCAGAGCAAAACCTGGATTCAAGTAAACGGGCATATCGATCCAGATACCCTTCGAGATTTTGGCGAATTGTTTGACCTTCATGACCTGGCGCTGGAGGACATTATCAACAGTGGCCAACGCCCCAAAATCGAACTTTATGACGATCAGATTTTCATCATCGCGACATTGCCTGTTTACGATGGCCAGAATTTAGAGATGGTTCAGGTTAGCCTGTTTGTTGGAAAAAACTATTTGATCTGCTTTTGCCCTCTGGCGAACGACCCTTTTGAGCCGGTACGCAAGCGCATGCGACAACCCAACAACCGCCGCTTCGCTGACCGCGGGATTGATTATCTGCTGTACGCGCTGATGGATTTTATTATTGATGCCGGTTTTCCGGTACTGGAACAATTCGGCGGCCAGCTTGAAGCGCTTGAGGAGGAGTTGCTGGAGCGCCCGAGTCAGAAAACGCTGGCGTCATTGCATGAGCTTAAGCGCGAACTGCTGACCTTACGCCGGGTGCTCTGGCCCCAGCGGGAACTGATCACGACGCTCATGCGGGGTGAGGACGAGCTGATTCTGGCAAACACCCTGGTGTATTTCCGGGACTGTTACGACCACAGCATTCAGATTATCGAATTATTGGAAAGCTTTCGCGATATGGCGACCAGTATGCTGGATATCTACCTGTCCAGTATCAGCCAGCGCACCAATGAGACGATGCGGGTGTTGACGATTATCGCAACCATCTTCATTCCGCTGACGTTTGTGGTGGGTGTTTACGGCATGAATTTTGACCATCCGGGCAGCCCCTGGTCTATGCCGGAACTGGGCTGGTATTACGGCTACCCGATGGTCTGGGGCGCCATGATTTTAATCGTTCTGGGGTTGCTCTGGTTCTTCAAACGTAGGCACTGGATATAACCGACTGGGTCGGTTCTAACTTACTATAAATGCTTCCCACAGAGCCCTGAATGTAGCCCGCGTCGGTGACTGTTCTGTTGTTCTGCGATCGCAGCCAACAGGTTGGATACAGCGTCTTCCACGTTCCCATTGTTCTCGATCACAAGGCAGTTTGAAGGGAGTTGTTGTTCCAGCTCCCGGGCACGGCGAATACGCGCGTCGATCTGCTCAGCGCATTCCCGGCCGCGCATTACCAGGCGCTGTTGCAGCCGGTCGGGGTCGACACGGATCAGCACTGGAACAAGTGTGTCGCCATAATGCGACTGAGCCTCATCAAGATAGGCGCGGGATCCATTCACCAGTACCTGGCCACCGTGAGCAAGCCACTGGTCGATCTCGCGGCCGATTCCGTAGCGGAAACCATTGGCTGACCAGTGCATGGCAAAGGCATCTATGGCTACCCGTTGCTCGAACTCGGTGTCTGAAAGCCAGACATGGCGCTCTGTGCCGCCATCCGCCTTTCGGGTTATATAGCGGTGGGCCACAAGTGGCCTCATGTCATCGGTAGAGTCTCTCCGACAGCCTCGTAGTAGCGTATCCTTGCCCGCGCCTGACGCCCCCATAATGTAAAACAGGCGTCCTAACCCGGCCGCAAGCGGCTGTCTATTGTTTGATTCTGGCACCTTTCGCTCCTCAGTAGCGTCTCAATACACCCGTTTTCCGCCTCGCCAGACGTTTTGAATCACCGGCAACTGATTTCTGGGTTCTACTAGCACCAGGTCTGCCCGTTTGCCGCGTTCGATCACGCCGCGGTCATGGAGGTTGGCGCAGCGCGCAGGGGTGGAAGTGACGGTGGCGATGGCCCGAGCCATGTCATAGTCGTTGTCTTCCATGCTGGCCAGGCGAAATGCCGCGTGCAGCATGCTGGCGGGATAATAGTCCGACGACAGTATATCGAGCACGCCGGCGGAGGCTAGCTCGGCTGCTGCAATGTTGCCTGAGTGAGAGCCTCCCCGCACAATATTGGGCGCACCCATCAATACACGCAACCCTTTGTCATGGGAGGCTTTAGCCGCTTCCCAGGTGGTGGGAAATTCCGCAATACGCATACCCAATGCTGCCGACTCTGCAACATGGTCGAGGGTCGCGTCATCATGGCTGGCCAGCGGGATGCCTCTGGCCTGGCAAATGGCGACGACGGCTAGGCGGTTTCGGTCGCTGTGCAGTAGAGCGGATTCCTTGCGTTTGTGCGTGAAGGCGTCCATTTCAGCATTGTTGAGGTTGTGCTTGCCCTGGTAATACTGCCGGTACTTGTCCTCCCGAACGAATTGACGCTGTCCTGGTGTGTGGTCCATGACCGAGACAAGCTGGAGCAGGGGATGATCAACCAGCTCTTCGAACAGTTGCAGAGTTTCGCCAAAACTGACTTCGCAGCGCAGGTGCAGCAGGTGATCGGCCCGCAAGATGCCCGCATCACGTGTCTCCGACAGAGCGTCGATGAGGGTCCTGAGGTGGCTCAGGCGATTGCTGCCATCAACAATATCACCGATGGACAACGCGTCGAATACCGTGGTTATGCCAGACGATACAATATGGGCGTCGTGGGTGAGCACGGCCGGATGGCTGGGCCAGATAACACCCGGCCGTGGCGAAAAGTGCTTTTCAAGGTTGTCTGTATGCAGTTCCACCAGTCCCGGAATCAGATAGGCTCCCTGGCAATCCTGGGCTTTGGCTGCTCGGGTATTGCCCCGATCTATAGCGTTGATCAGACCATTCCGGACTTTGAGTGTGCCGGTAAATACCTCGGTTTCAGTCACAATACGGGCGTTGGTGAGCAGTAACTCACTGTTTTCAAGCTGCGGTCGTTCCAATGTCAGGTCCATGGCGCTCATGCTGCTTCCTCTTTCGCGAGGCTGGTCAGGGGTATTCGGCGGTCGGCTAGCTGGTCGCGTAACCCGGCGTCGTGGAAAATACCGACAATAGCCGCGCCGCGTTCCCGCGCCTGCTGGATAAGCGACACCACAACAGCGCAGTTATCTGCGTCCAGAGAAGCCGTGGGTTCGTCCAGCAAAAGGATCGGGTAATCAACCACAAAGCCCCGGGCGATATTGACTCGCTGCTGCTCGCCGCCGGAAAAGGTCGAGGGAGCCAGGTGCCAGAGCGTCTTGGGTATGTTCAGCTGGCGTAGCAATTCGGAGGCTTTTTTGCGACAGCTCTCCCGGTCTACGCCCAGGGCCCTTAGCGGTTCCATCACCACTTCGAGGGTAGATACCCGGGGAATAACCCGCAGGAACTGGCTAACATAGCCCAGGGTTTGGCGCCGGATGTTCAGAATCTGCCTGGGTGTTGCTGTAACCAGGTCGGTAAGCTCGCCTTGGTGCCGAACATGAAGCTGACCGGACTGGGGCTTATAGTTGGCATAAAGCGAACGCAAAAGGGTACTTTTCCCGGATCCCGAGCGCCCGTCCAGCACGACGCATTCGCCAGCGTTCACGTCAAAGGACACATCTGTGAGGACAGAGTAGGAAACACCACCCTGATTGTGCAGGGTGAATCGTTTGTTCAGGTCGGTAACCTGGATCATGACCGTCATTGCAGTTCTCCAGTTCGATCACAGTGCGGTGTCACGGGGTCAACACCGAAGACACAAGCAATTGACTGTATGGGTGTTGTGGGTCATCCAGAATCTGGTCGGTAAGGCCTTGCTCAACTACTTTGCCGCCACGCATCACCATAAGCCTGTGGGATAACAGTCGGGCGACAGCAAGGTCGTGTGTTACCAGCACAACAGACAGGCCCAGGTCTACTACCAGGTTACGCAGCATATCCAGCAGGCGAGCCTGAACCGAGACATCCAGCCCGCCGGTGGGCTCATCCATGAAAACCACTCGCGGCTGGGTGACCAGATTGCGGGCAATCTGAAGGCGCTGCTGCATGCCTCCGGAAAAGGTGCGCGGCAGGTCATCAATACGGGCGGTATCGATTTCCACTTCTCGCAGCCAGGCTTCCCCTGTTGAACGCAGGGTGCCGTAATGACGTTCGCCGATGGCCATCAAGCGCTCACCAATATTGGCGCCAGCGCTCACGCCCATCCTCAGGCCATCCCGTGGATGCTGGTGGACAATTCCCCAGTCAGTGCGCAGCAAAAGCCGGCGCTGGCTTTCGGTAATGTCGTAGATGTCGAGTTTGTCGCCCTGTTTGCCGGTGTACTCAATCTGTCCGGAGTCTGGCGTCAGCATTCCAGACAGGCATTGCAGCAGCGTGGTTTTGCCGGAGCCCGACTCGCCCACTATTCCCAGCACTTCGCCGGGCCAGAGTTCAAAGTCGACGCCATCCACACCTTTGCCAGGGGCGTAAAGTTTGCGCAGATTGTTCACCTTCAGCAGAGGCTCGGCCAAGCCCTCTTCTGCCATAGCCATTGCCGTGTTCGTCATACAGCCTCCTGACGGGCGCCGGTCTCGAAGCGCTGGTTGCAATAGTCGGTGTCAGAACAGATGAAAATACGCCCGCCCTCATCGTCGGTCACAACTTCATCGAGGAAGGAATGGTCCGACCCGCAAAACTCGCAGGTCTGGTCCCAGCCTTGGATCTCGAAGGGGTGATCCTCGAAATCGAGACTTTCAACCCGGGTGAATGGCGGGATAGCGTAGATGCGTTTCTCCCGGCCAGCGCCGAACAGTTGCAGCGCCGGGTTGCCGTGCATCTTTGGGTTGTCAAATTTGGGTATAGGTGACGGGTCCATCACATAGTGGCCGTTGACCTTGACCGGATAGGCATA comes from the Marinobacter psychrophilus genome and includes:
- the phnL gene encoding phosphonate C-P lyase system protein PhnL, which codes for MTVMIQVTDLNKRFTLHNQGGVSYSVLTDVSFDVNAGECVVLDGRSGSGKSTLLRSLYANYKPQSGQLHVRHQGELTDLVTATPRQILNIRRQTLGYVSQFLRVIPRVSTLEVVMEPLRALGVDRESCRKKASELLRQLNIPKTLWHLAPSTFSGGEQQRVNIARGFVVDYPILLLDEPTASLDADNCAVVVSLIQQARERGAAIVGIFHDAGLRDQLADRRIPLTSLAKEEAA
- the phnK gene encoding phosphonate C-P lyase system protein PhnK, which encodes MTNTAMAMAEEGLAEPLLKVNNLRKLYAPGKGVDGVDFELWPGEVLGIVGESGSGKTTLLQCLSGMLTPDSGQIEYTGKQGDKLDIYDITESQRRLLLRTDWGIVHQHPRDGLRMGVSAGANIGERLMAIGERHYGTLRSTGEAWLREVEIDTARIDDLPRTFSGGMQQRLQIARNLVTQPRVVFMDEPTGGLDVSVQARLLDMLRNLVVDLGLSVVLVTHDLAVARLLSHRLMVMRGGKVVEQGLTDQILDDPQHPYSQLLVSSVLTP
- a CDS encoding alpha-D-ribose 1-methylphosphonate 5-triphosphate diphosphatase; amino-acid sequence: MSAMDLTLERPQLENSELLLTNARIVTETEVFTGTLKVRNGLINAIDRGNTRAAKAQDCQGAYLIPGLVELHTDNLEKHFSPRPGVIWPSHPAVLTHDAHIVSSGITTVFDALSIGDIVDGSNRLSHLRTLIDALSETRDAGILRADHLLHLRCEVSFGETLQLFEELVDHPLLQLVSVMDHTPGQRQFVREDKYRQYYQGKHNLNNAEMDAFTHKRKESALLHSDRNRLAVVAICQARGIPLASHDDATLDHVAESAALGMRIAEFPTTWEAAKASHDKGLRVLMGAPNIVRGGSHSGNIAAAELASAGVLDILSSDYYPASMLHAAFRLASMEDNDYDMARAIATVTSTPARCANLHDRGVIERGKRADLVLVEPRNQLPVIQNVWRGGKRVY
- the corA gene encoding magnesium/cobalt transporter CorA, which codes for MAYFNKHYHSPGTAPGTLVAIQKPVTPVTIKLIDYTESSVEELQPASARDCRPFLDRQSKTWIQVNGHIDPDTLRDFGELFDLHDLALEDIINSGQRPKIELYDDQIFIIATLPVYDGQNLEMVQVSLFVGKNYLICFCPLANDPFEPVRKRMRQPNNRRFADRGIDYLLYALMDFIIDAGFPVLEQFGGQLEALEEELLERPSQKTLASLHELKRELLTLRRVLWPQRELITTLMRGEDELILANTLVYFRDCYDHSIQIIELLESFRDMATSMLDIYLSSISQRTNETMRVLTIIATIFIPLTFVVGVYGMNFDHPGSPWSMPELGWYYGYPMVWGAMILIVLGLLWFFKRRHWI
- the phnN gene encoding ribose 1,5-bisphosphokinase, whose translation is MPESNNRQPLAAGLGRLFYIMGASGAGKDTLLRGCRRDSTDDMRPLVAHRYITRKADGGTERHVWLSDTEFEQRVAIDAFAMHWSANGFRYGIGREIDQWLAHGGQVLVNGSRAYLDEAQSHYGDTLVPVLIRVDPDRLQQRLVMRGRECAEQIDARIRRARELEQQLPSNCLVIENNGNVEDAVSNLLAAIAEQQNSHRRGLHSGLCGKHL